A genome region from Arachidicoccus soli includes the following:
- a CDS encoding BT_3987 domain-containing protein, translated as MKYKIKYSIVNREKRMFLLVAILGCCIYFSSCVKYNTLTSPEEGTIYMPQAFQDRGNLSLYKLDSPQTVYFGIAYGGFKSAATDITGNFEVDTSLVAQYNIDNAYLGNHYVVLPESSYTISGLSTVLKADSTSSAPLSLSITTSKLALGTHYLLPVKLTSVSSGKLDTSLTVTYFRIDTLNIRSRDLTAQAAFTFNYDDAPSHNDAGESAIHLVDNDLSTKYLLFTFHTDMYVQLKFPSATVINGYTLTSGGDAPERDPKDWNLAASNDGTNWTVIDSRANQVFSGRKQTIQFNTTNNTAYTYYRLNITANNNGNTGLFQCTEWRLLQFY; from the coding sequence ATGAAATATAAAATAAAATATTCTATAGTGAATAGGGAAAAAAGAATGTTTCTTTTGGTTGCTATTTTGGGGTGTTGCATCTATTTCTCGAGCTGCGTAAAGTACAATACACTAACTTCTCCAGAAGAGGGTACTATATATATGCCGCAAGCATTTCAGGATAGGGGCAATCTTTCTTTATACAAATTAGACTCTCCGCAAACGGTATATTTTGGTATTGCTTATGGAGGATTTAAAAGTGCAGCAACTGATATTACAGGAAACTTTGAAGTAGATACTTCACTCGTAGCGCAATATAATATTGATAACGCTTATTTGGGTAACCATTATGTAGTATTGCCTGAGAGTTCTTATACAATTTCGGGTTTATCCACTGTGCTTAAAGCAGATTCTACAAGTTCGGCTCCCCTGTCTCTATCTATTACTACGAGTAAATTGGCTTTAGGTACACATTATCTTTTGCCGGTTAAACTCACGAGTGTTTCTTCCGGTAAATTGGACACATCGTTGACCGTTACCTATTTTAGAATAGATACCTTAAATATAAGATCAAGAGACCTTACTGCGCAAGCTGCATTTACTTTTAATTATGACGACGCTCCAAGCCATAATGATGCAGGAGAATCGGCGATCCATCTGGTAGATAACGATTTATCGACTAAATATTTATTGTTTACTTTCCATACCGATATGTATGTGCAGTTAAAGTTTCCATCGGCAACGGTTATTAATGGTTATACTTTGACTTCAGGTGGCGATGCTCCAGAACGGGATCCTAAGGATTGGAATTTGGCTGCTTCTAATGATGGTACAAACTGGACTGTTATTGATTCAAGAGCAAATCAGGTATTTTCTGGAAGAAAACAAACAATTCAATTTAATACAACCAATAATACTGCTTACACTTATTATAGGCTTAATATTACAGCGAATAATAACGGTAACACGGGTTTATTCCAATGCACAGAGTGGAGATTGTTGCAGTTTTATTAA
- a CDS encoding RagB/SusD family nutrient uptake outer membrane protein, with protein sequence MKTKFIFLSILCSGILLMTSSCSKYLNTVPGGLLVEDSIFSSLTNTNAYLAQIYANVPDEFNQRFAPSGYAGPWTPASDEANNYEQPAVSTGNAMNQSTWDVNIGGTYWVNFYKPVRTATDFISKIDGANPVEVSDFLKAHFKGEARALRAIFYFWMLRLYGPVPILPNVIPANASGDAILYARTPFDSCVSYITGQLDSAYNEIESVSNSSHPGDQPISIGSNVEYGRITSGVCKAYIEQTLMLAASPLFNGNTDYAGLKNPDGTQLIPQQYDVTKWKKAADAAKAFIDEFVPNTYGLYTETGSDSFTNAYNSCRDVITNDWNKEWVWGYSNGSTGTYEYDMTPKLVGEDPSVQKGGGFLSANQSMVDAFFTSNGRTITDPLSGYQSSGFSNFQAPYDVQQRSTYNPWTNREPRFYVDITYNNSYWLDQGSSSSQVLVNYELHGNSGRLQSTTDVSSTGYNVRKNLTVSHNNRSWPYIRLAQIYLDYSEALNEYDPGNPDILKYLNLIRQRAGIPIYGNGASDISIPPSQDSMRLAIWHERQVELAFEQVRYFDLRRWKIAPQTMGADVYGMNMFGDGDAFYQKTLEQRRRFLPRDYLWPIPNNEILKDKLLVQNPGW encoded by the coding sequence ATGAAAACAAAATTCATATTTCTTTCCATTTTGTGTTCGGGTATTTTATTAATGACCAGTTCTTGTTCAAAATACCTAAATACAGTACCCGGCGGCTTACTTGTAGAAGATAGCATCTTCTCTTCTTTGACCAATACAAATGCCTATTTGGCGCAGATATATGCCAATGTACCGGATGAGTTTAACCAAAGGTTTGCCCCTAGCGGTTATGCGGGACCTTGGACACCTGCATCGGATGAAGCGAATAATTATGAGCAACCAGCTGTTTCGACGGGCAATGCGATGAACCAAAGTACTTGGGATGTCAATATAGGTGGTACCTATTGGGTTAATTTTTACAAACCGGTGCGCACAGCCACCGACTTTATAAGTAAGATAGATGGAGCAAATCCTGTAGAAGTTTCAGATTTCCTAAAAGCACATTTTAAAGGAGAAGCAAGAGCTTTGAGGGCTATCTTTTATTTTTGGATGCTAAGATTGTATGGCCCCGTTCCTATTTTGCCGAATGTAATTCCAGCAAATGCCTCGGGGGATGCCATTTTATATGCGCGTACACCATTTGATTCCTGCGTTTCTTATATTACAGGTCAGCTAGATTCTGCATACAATGAAATAGAATCAGTATCTAATTCCAGTCATCCAGGAGACCAACCTATAAGTATTGGGAGCAATGTTGAGTATGGTCGCATTACATCCGGCGTATGTAAAGCTTATATAGAACAAACATTGATGTTGGCTGCCAGTCCATTGTTTAATGGCAATACCGATTATGCCGGTCTTAAAAATCCTGATGGTACACAATTGATTCCTCAACAATATGATGTAACCAAGTGGAAAAAGGCAGCCGATGCAGCCAAAGCATTTATAGATGAATTTGTACCCAATACCTATGGCCTATATACTGAGACAGGGTCTGATTCCTTTACGAACGCGTATAATTCTTGCCGCGATGTCATTACTAACGATTGGAACAAAGAATGGGTTTGGGGTTATTCAAATGGGAGTACCGGCACTTATGAATATGACATGACACCGAAGTTGGTTGGAGAAGATCCTAGTGTTCAAAAAGGTGGCGGCTTCTTATCCGCTAACCAGTCAATGGTAGATGCGTTTTTTACGAGTAATGGCCGCACAATAACTGATCCACTTTCAGGATATCAAAGCTCAGGGTTTTCTAATTTTCAAGCACCTTATGATGTCCAACAAAGAAGTACTTATAATCCATGGACAAACCGCGAACCGCGCTTTTATGTTGATATTACATACAATAATAGTTATTGGCTAGACCAAGGTAGTAGCTCCAGTCAGGTACTTGTTAATTATGAATTACATGGAAATTCAGGAAGATTACAGAGTACCACCGATGTTTCATCGACTGGCTATAATGTAAGGAAAAATTTGACAGTTTCCCATAATAACAGAAGTTGGCCTTACATCCGGCTTGCACAAATATATTTGGATTACTCAGAAGCGTTGAATGAATATGATCCTGGTAATCCCGATATTCTGAAGTATCTTAATCTTATAAGACAGAGAGCCGGCATACCTATTTATGGTAATGGTGCTAGCGATATTTCAATTCCGCCCTCACAAGATTCTATGAGATTGGCTATATGGCACGAACGTCAGGTAGAGCTTGCTTTTGAACAAGTGCGTTATTTTGATCTCCGCCGTTGGAAAATTGCACCTCAAACAATGGGAGCAGATGTTTATGGGATGAATATGTTTGGAGACGGGGATGCGTTTTATCAAAAGACACTTGAACAAAGAAGGCGCTTCTTGCCAAGAGATTATTTGTGGCCTATTCCAAATAATGAAATTTTGAAAGATAAATTGTTGGTCCAAAATCCAGGCTGGTAA
- a CDS encoding SusC/RagA family TonB-linked outer membrane protein, with translation MIENHTINGNMFRKRIKFFYCFFCCFIFCLTGLQAQGINTNQKTVITGTVRDNLDAILSGATVKNLSTGKTILTNGSGAFSIEATKGDSLSASYIGYDSYTWSFKNQLNYDISLNAQAGSLNDVVISGFGQKQKLISVVGSQTTVDARELQHPVANMSTMLAGRVAGLIGVQRSGLPGSNSADIWIRGIQTFGSNPSGPLIIIDGVQGRSLDNYDPEDIKSFTILKDASATAVYGSLGANGVILITTKRGSSGKSKIMAQYLQGITQFTKTPELANAGEYMNLKNEAELASGYAPSYSQDYIDSTLSPTANHYVYPNVNWLDQVFNKNSFNKKLNVSATGGSENTQYYVSLDYYDESSMIKQDPSQSLYNPNTRYQRYNFTSNVDMKWTKTTKFSLSISGYTSNFNQPGVGGIGGAGATAAFSNSLSASPVRVPANYPGDLVAGVAEGATPSPNPYALVTQTGYDNIYQSQISSTAQLSQDLDFWVKGLSANVQYSFDTHNQNENNRSRTRSLYYLNQAQPYNADGSLNLTEVLSGSDNLNFAINNSGNRQNTLQGIINYDRTFGNSHVSGLLVYNQLSSLNPFDGNYLTNIPSHQQNYAAKASYSYKNKYFFEFNLGYNGSEDYAPTKRYGLFPAPGVAWVLSNENFFKPLSKIFQYFKIRYSDGLAGAPGTGIRFGYLTLVTNGAKGATFGQAGSTTGYSGVNISQYGANVQWAVAHTRDLGLDFNTVNNHLQFVLDYFHSHRTKVFLTRADFPDYAGLQYNPVGNYGVVDAAGFEGQITLKPLQIGRKMTLGGYGTFTYNQNKLMQDDEPRYSDPYQDRKGQSILAGYGYVAEGLFQSQSEIDNSADQSAVGNPRPGDIKYKDLNGDGVINQYDQTKITNGDVPRWEFGAAINFTYSDFYISAFFQGNMGAQRELSGVAQSPFNASDDGNLFAIANDRWTPENPLSHPFYPRLGYGQNANLNNSVPSTWWVKDISFIRFKTLDVGYNIRNKKWLNAAALSNVQIYFDAINLCYWSPFKLWDPELNTGDGDTYPNTRNLSIGIRINFK, from the coding sequence ATGATTGAAAATCATACAATTAATGGGAATATGTTTAGAAAAAGGATAAAGTTCTTTTATTGCTTTTTTTGCTGTTTTATTTTTTGTTTAACGGGTTTACAAGCGCAGGGAATAAATACAAACCAGAAAACTGTTATAACCGGAACGGTTAGAGACAATCTAGATGCTATTTTATCTGGTGCGACTGTTAAAAATCTTAGTACTGGCAAAACTATTTTAACAAATGGTTCAGGTGCTTTCTCTATTGAAGCGACTAAAGGAGATTCTTTAAGCGCTAGCTATATTGGTTATGATTCTTATACCTGGTCATTCAAAAATCAATTAAACTATGACATTTCTTTGAATGCCCAGGCAGGAAGTTTAAATGATGTAGTTATTTCTGGCTTTGGTCAAAAACAAAAGCTGATAAGTGTAGTAGGTTCACAAACTACAGTGGATGCAAGGGAATTACAACACCCTGTGGCAAATATGAGTACCATGCTTGCAGGCCGTGTGGCCGGTTTAATTGGTGTTCAGCGTTCAGGATTGCCTGGAAGCAATAGTGCCGATATTTGGATTCGTGGTATTCAAACCTTTGGAAGTAATCCAAGTGGGCCGTTGATTATCATTGATGGTGTGCAAGGCAGAAGTTTAGATAACTACGACCCGGAAGATATTAAGTCGTTTACCATACTTAAAGATGCGTCTGCTACAGCGGTCTATGGTTCTTTGGGAGCCAATGGGGTAATATTGATTACTACTAAAAGAGGTAGTTCGGGAAAAAGTAAAATAATGGCGCAGTATTTACAGGGCATCACACAGTTTACTAAAACTCCTGAATTGGCCAATGCAGGTGAATATATGAATCTTAAAAACGAAGCAGAATTAGCCTCTGGTTATGCGCCAAGTTATTCGCAAGATTACATTGACAGTACATTGTCACCTACCGCTAATCATTATGTATATCCCAATGTGAATTGGTTGGATCAGGTATTCAATAAAAATTCTTTCAATAAAAAATTAAATGTAAGTGCTACAGGCGGATCAGAAAATACGCAATATTATGTGTCATTGGATTATTATGATGAATCTTCCATGATAAAACAAGATCCTTCCCAAAGCCTATACAATCCCAATACGCGATACCAACGTTACAATTTTACGTCAAATGTGGATATGAAATGGACAAAGACGACTAAATTCTCTTTATCCATTTCCGGATATACCAGCAACTTTAACCAACCGGGCGTAGGTGGCATTGGCGGTGCAGGTGCAACGGCGGCTTTCTCGAATTCTTTATCTGCAAGCCCTGTGCGTGTTCCTGCCAACTATCCCGGTGATTTAGTCGCAGGTGTTGCCGAAGGTGCAACCCCTTCCCCTAATCCTTATGCATTGGTTACGCAAACAGGCTATGATAATATTTATCAATCTCAAATATCCAGTACGGCGCAATTATCGCAAGATTTAGATTTTTGGGTAAAAGGTTTGTCTGCAAATGTGCAATATTCATTTGATACACATAATCAAAATGAAAACAATCGAAGTAGAACAAGAAGCCTTTATTATCTTAACCAGGCACAGCCTTATAATGCGGATGGTTCTTTAAATCTAACAGAAGTTCTTTCAGGTTCCGATAACCTTAATTTTGCGATAAATAATTCGGGTAATCGACAAAATACACTTCAAGGGATAATTAATTATGACAGAACATTTGGTAATAGCCATGTTTCGGGTTTATTGGTGTATAATCAATTAAGTTCTTTGAACCCTTTTGATGGTAATTATTTGACTAATATTCCTAGCCACCAACAAAACTATGCGGCGAAGGCTTCTTATTCTTATAAAAACAAATATTTCTTTGAGTTTAATTTGGGATATAATGGCTCAGAAGATTACGCGCCAACAAAGAGATATGGGTTATTTCCTGCACCTGGAGTTGCTTGGGTATTATCCAATGAAAATTTCTTTAAACCTTTATCAAAAATCTTCCAATATTTCAAGATTCGCTATTCTGATGGGTTAGCAGGTGCACCTGGAACAGGAATTCGTTTTGGTTATTTGACCTTGGTTACTAATGGAGCCAAAGGTGCAACGTTTGGCCAAGCAGGGTCGACTACAGGATATAGTGGTGTAAATATTTCTCAGTATGGGGCCAATGTTCAATGGGCGGTTGCACACACAAGAGATTTGGGATTGGATTTTAATACAGTGAATAATCATTTGCAATTTGTATTAGATTATTTTCATTCACATAGAACAAAAGTATTCTTGACCCGAGCTGATTTTCCTGATTATGCCGGTTTGCAGTATAACCCAGTAGGCAATTATGGAGTTGTTGATGCTGCCGGTTTTGAAGGACAAATAACCCTCAAACCATTACAGATTGGCCGTAAAATGACTTTGGGTGGTTATGGCACATTTACTTATAACCAAAATAAATTGATGCAGGATGATGAGCCGCGTTATTCCGATCCTTATCAAGACAGAAAAGGTCAAAGCATTCTGGCTGGTTACGGATATGTTGCAGAAGGATTATTTCAAAGCCAATCTGAAATCGACAATAGCGCCGATCAAAGTGCAGTGGGCAATCCAAGACCAGGGGATATTAAGTATAAAGATTTAAATGGTGATGGTGTTATTAACCAGTACGACCAAACCAAAATCACCAACGGTGATGTTCCTAGATGGGAATTTGGAGCAGCTATTAATTTTACCTATAGTGATTTTTATATAAGTGCATTTTTCCAAGGAAATATGGGTGCTCAAAGAGAACTAAGTGGCGTTGCACAATCTCCGTTTAACGCGAGTGATGACGGGAACTTGTTCGCAATTGCCAATGACAGATGGACTCCTGAAAATCCATTGTCACATCCTTTTTACCCACGTTTGGGATATGGTCAAAATGCCAATTTAAATAATTCCGTTCCGAGTACATGGTGGGTAAAGGATATAAGCTTTATCCGATTCAAAACATTGGATGTGGGCTACAATATCCGTAATAAGAAATGGTTGAATGCAGCTGCACTTAGCAATGTTCAGATATATTTTGATGCGATCAATTTGTGTTATTGGAGCCCTTTTAAATTATGGGATCCCGAATTAAACACAGGCGATGGAGATACCTATCCAAATACTAGAAACCTCTCAATAGGCATTCGAATTAATTTTAAATAA
- a CDS encoding sensor histidine kinase, with protein sequence MKHWKSIMIYRVIAIISFLILLIVQYFLIFNTYNLKNERYFIAARDILNDAYTRSVTNDKVYPGAQKIIDKYIYNNISNLNALSAQSSKKFEDLGNKVCDSIFTQLRLNSNMDSLFTQIIQQNKLGNDLQYSLIVTYLGLNFSGNNYITIFSPNNKNPYLTQKIQTAFGVKIDGKLKNINAQNLTTSLYVSSPANNSYKIGFAFFVDTPHRYIAVFKQMLPMLFLSVFSILLVILIYFFTFKNWLKQKKLADMHSDFVNSITHEFHTPLATIMIANKNLQTEKIIAHRENILPLTKIIERQSQRLKTLFARVLDITTMNQFTLNKKEVLIGDLLDEILLDYRLMVSETNIEFVFSKNDNHTKILLDRFWFTTMLFNIFENGIKYNNSSIKKIEVNLSDHKDITEIRVKDNGVGMPNDTIKHIFEKFYRETNPQVKDANGLGLGLFYTRQGIHAHGWRLKVESKEKEGSTFIIIIPKG encoded by the coding sequence TTGAAACACTGGAAGTCCATAATGATCTATAGAGTAATCGCAATAATAAGTTTTTTAATACTTCTTATTGTTCAATACTTTTTAATATTCAATACTTATAACTTAAAAAATGAACGTTATTTTATTGCTGCAAGGGATATATTAAATGATGCCTATACACGCAGTGTTACTAATGATAAGGTTTACCCCGGTGCGCAAAAGATTATTGATAAGTATATTTATAATAACATCTCAAATCTTAATGCTTTATCTGCCCAATCGTCAAAGAAATTTGAAGACTTAGGGAATAAGGTCTGCGATTCTATATTTACACAATTGCGTCTAAATAGCAATATGGATAGTTTGTTCACGCAAATTATCCAACAGAACAAATTGGGAAATGATTTACAATATTCTCTAATCGTAACATATCTGGGGCTTAATTTTTCAGGGAATAATTATATAACTATTTTCTCGCCAAATAATAAAAATCCTTACCTAACCCAAAAAATTCAAACTGCTTTTGGTGTTAAGATTGATGGCAAATTGAAAAATATAAATGCCCAGAACCTCACTACCTCTTTATATGTCAGCTCGCCTGCAAATAACAGTTATAAAATTGGTTTTGCGTTCTTCGTAGACACGCCACATAGATATATTGCCGTTTTTAAACAAATGTTGCCTATGCTCTTTTTATCAGTATTTTCCATTCTATTGGTCATTTTAATTTACTTTTTTACATTTAAAAACTGGTTAAAACAAAAGAAGCTGGCTGATATGCATTCCGATTTCGTGAATAGTATTACGCACGAATTTCATACGCCACTAGCAACGATTATGATAGCCAATAAAAATTTGCAAACAGAGAAAATAATTGCACATAGAGAAAATATTTTACCCTTAACAAAAATAATAGAAAGGCAATCTCAAAGATTGAAAACATTGTTTGCACGAGTCCTAGATATTACGACTATGAACCAATTTACACTTAATAAAAAAGAAGTGCTAATTGGAGACTTACTCGATGAGATTTTGTTGGACTATAGATTAATGGTTTCTGAGACAAATATTGAATTTGTATTTAGTAAAAATGATAACCATACAAAAATTCTATTAGATCGGTTTTGGTTTACCACTATGTTATTCAACATTTTTGAAAATGGTATTAAATATAATAACAGTTCCATTAAAAAAATAGAAGTCAACCTATCTGACCATAAAGACATAACTGAAATCAGAGTGAAAGACAATGGTGTGGGAATGCCTAATGATACGATTAAACATATCTTTGAAAAATTTTACCGTGAAACTAACCCTCAAGTAAAAGACGCTAATGGCTTAGGTCTTGGCCTTTTCTATACAAGACAAGGCATTCATGCTCATGGCTGGAGACTAAAAGTCGAGAGTAAAGAGAAGGAAGGTTCTACGTTTATAATTATCATTCCAAAAGGATAA